A region of the Pseudarthrobacter oxydans genome:
CGAGCTGAAGAACTTGGCGGCCCGGATGAGGTCCGGATATTTTCCGGTCAGCACGGGATCGGCGTAGAGCCGGTTCTGGGCCAGGTCCATCAGCCCGGCGCTGACGTAGTCCAGCGGGTTGATGGAATTCGGGACCATGGGCGAGTAGACGTTGGTCATGCCGATTTCGCCAGGCACCTTGGCGGCGCGCAGTGCCTGCACCGCCAGTCCGTGCCCCAGCAACTGGTGGTGGACGGTGGGAAAGGCGGCCAGGAGCAGTTCCTTGCCGGGCGAATGCAGGCCGAGGGAGTAGCCGTTGGTGCTGACAGTCGCGGGTTCGTTGATGGTCACCCATCTGGCCACCCTGTCACCGAATGCCTCTGCCAGGATGCCTGCGTACTCCCCCAGCCGGTAGGCGGTGTCGCGGTTCAGCCAGCCGCCGGCTTCGTCCAGGGCCAGCGGCGTGTCCCAGTGGTAGATGGTGGCCATGGGGGAAATGCCGTTGGCCAGCAGCTCGTCCAGGAGCCGGTCGTAGAAGTCCAGGCCCGCCTGGTTGGCCGGCCCGCGCCCGGTGGGCTGGATCCGCGGCCAGGCGAAGGAGAACCGGTAGGAGTCCACGCCCAGCTGCTTCATCAGGGCAACGTCCTGGGGCATGCGGTGGTAATGGTCGCAGGCCGTCACCGGGCTGTGGTTTTCGACGATGGCGCCGTCCTTGGCCGCAAAGACATCCCAGCCTGCCGGCCCGCGGCCATCCTCGTCCAGCGCGCCCTCGATCTGGAAGGCTGCGGTGGCAACGCCAAGCGTAAACCCGGGCGGGATGAGTGCGGCGAGGTCTTTGGCGGTGATGTGCATCGGCGGGCCTTTTGTGACGGAGCGTGTGAGTACGTCTCAGGATGGCACAGCTGGGGGCAACTGACGAGCGGAACCAGCGGCCGCTACTGGGAACCGAACAGAAACTCCTTGGCATGCGCCACGGCCTTGCGGAACGCGTCATTCCGGAGGGTCACCAGATGCTCCGATTCACCGTCGGCAGGTTCCAGGTAACCG
Encoded here:
- a CDS encoding family 1 glycosylhydrolase, whose protein sequence is MHITAKDLAALIPPGFTLGVATAAFQIEGALDEDGRGPAGWDVFAAKDGAIVENHSPVTACDHYHRMPQDVALMKQLGVDSYRFSFAWPRIQPTGRGPANQAGLDFYDRLLDELLANGISPMATIYHWDTPLALDEAGGWLNRDTAYRLGEYAGILAEAFGDRVARWVTINEPATVSTNGYSLGLHSPGKELLLAAFPTVHHQLLGHGLAVQALRAAKVPGEIGMTNVYSPMVPNSINPLDYVSAGLMDLAQNRLYADPVLTGKYPDLIRAAKFFSSFEHPGEDMELISQPLDFYGLNYYMPTKVAVGPGGGAVPASMAEAMGSDLSAAGNGGTPFHVETWPEADITSYGWPVKPEYMAVALKEMGERYPNLPPVILTEGGASFEDIIVRDKSTNTRFIPDERRLKYLSDHLEAALRATAPGGVAEKVDLRGYYVWSLMDNFEWSAGYNQPFGLLHVDFETLERTPKASYFWLQELVEERDLAAAAGTAIAEAMASDAFDVEVIGTDVVGADAPDGDDVTALGASA